In Gimesia benthica, a single window of DNA contains:
- a CDS encoding type B 50S ribosomal protein L31, with amino-acid sequence MKKDIHPDYHPVVFKDTSTGDAFMIQSTATSKSTIEWEDGNTYPVVAVEISSKSHPFYTGKMKFVDSAGRVEKFQKKYNWDKRNASEGEDKKEAE; translated from the coding sequence ATGAAAAAAGACATTCATCCCGATTATCATCCGGTCGTATTTAAGGATACTTCGACTGGTGATGCATTTATGATTCAGTCTACCGCGACCTCAAAGTCCACCATCGAATGGGAAGATGGCAATACTTACCCGGTCGTTGCAGTTGAAATCAGCTCCAAGTCGCACCCTTTCTACACCGGTAAGATGAAGTTCGTCGACAGTGCCGGTCGGGTTGAAAAGTTCCAGAAAAAATACAACTGGGACAAGCGCAACGCATCCGAAGGGGAAGACAAGAAAGAAGCCGAGTAG
- a CDS encoding UTP--glucose-1-phosphate uridylyltransferase: protein MNNSAAFPEDLLQTLEEYQQTHLLTWWSELEPAQQAELVKQIREINFAQIQRLYSPSSASSEESPAEKAERATRPATVVRLADRESDSAELSKATATGKQCLSEGKVGAILVAGGQGSRLGFPHPKGMYPVGPVRQTSLFQILVEQLRTRAKQAGQPISYFIMTSDATHDDTVAYFQQNQNFGLADENLYFFKQGTMPAVDAETGKILLESKHHIAVSPDGHGGMLAALKNSGMFDVMREQGIDTLYYHQVDNPTAIVCDPAFLGYHLQRNAEVSVKVVSKRSADEKMGVVCDVDQKTQIIEYSDLPSHIAERTDEAGQLLHWAGSTAIHVFNRDFLEQIADNDDQFPFHRANKKVPHIDVSGSQITPEEPNAIKFERFIFDVLPVADTVLVYEIDREREFNPLKNAEGQDSPATVHAALNRIAREWLTACGVEVPGDCPVEISPLLALDEDDLKSKVSADLMINGPLYLGE from the coding sequence ATGAATAATTCCGCAGCTTTCCCTGAGGACCTGCTCCAGACACTGGAAGAATACCAACAGACACATCTGCTGACCTGGTGGAGCGAACTTGAGCCCGCACAACAGGCGGAACTGGTGAAACAGATTCGTGAAATCAATTTCGCGCAAATCCAGCGACTCTATTCTCCGAGCAGCGCCAGTTCAGAAGAGTCTCCTGCAGAGAAAGCCGAACGGGCCACTCGTCCTGCCACGGTGGTCCGGCTGGCAGACCGCGAATCAGATTCAGCGGAATTGTCAAAGGCCACTGCGACAGGTAAACAGTGTCTGTCTGAGGGAAAAGTGGGAGCCATCCTGGTGGCTGGCGGTCAGGGCTCTCGTCTCGGCTTCCCCCATCCCAAAGGTATGTATCCGGTTGGTCCCGTCCGACAGACATCGCTGTTTCAGATTCTGGTCGAACAGTTACGGACCCGTGCGAAGCAGGCAGGTCAGCCAATCAGCTATTTCATCATGACCAGCGATGCGACCCACGACGATACCGTTGCCTACTTTCAGCAGAATCAGAATTTTGGACTTGCAGATGAGAACCTGTATTTCTTCAAGCAGGGCACAATGCCAGCCGTTGATGCAGAGACCGGCAAAATTCTGCTGGAAAGTAAACACCACATCGCCGTCAGTCCGGACGGACATGGTGGGATGCTGGCCGCGCTCAAGAACTCCGGCATGTTTGATGTGATGCGTGAGCAGGGAATCGATACCCTGTACTACCATCAGGTGGATAACCCGACCGCCATCGTCTGCGACCCCGCGTTTCTGGGTTATCATCTCCAGCGGAATGCGGAAGTCTCGGTGAAAGTGGTTTCGAAACGCTCTGCTGATGAGAAAATGGGCGTGGTCTGTGATGTGGATCAGAAGACACAGATCATTGAATACAGTGACCTGCCATCCCACATCGCGGAGCGAACGGATGAAGCGGGACAGTTACTGCACTGGGCCGGGAGCACTGCGATCCATGTCTTCAATCGTGATTTCCTGGAACAGATAGCGGACAACGACGATCAGTTCCCGTTCCACCGGGCCAATAAGAAAGTTCCGCATATTGATGTTTCCGGTTCACAGATTACACCTGAGGAGCCGAATGCTATCAAATTTGAACGATTCATTTTCGATGTACTGCCGGTCGCGGATACCGTTCTGGTCTATGAAATCGATCGAGAACGAGAATTCAATCCTCTGAAAAACGCCGAAGGCCAGGATTCGCCCGCAACGGTCCATGCCGCCCTGAATCGGATCGCCAGGGAATGGCTCACTGCCTGCGGAGTTGAGGTTCCCGGGGACTGTCCGGTTGAAATCAGCCCACTGCTCGCCCTCGATGAAGATGATCTCAAATCAAAAGTTTCCGCGGACCTGATGATCAATGGCCCCCTCTACCTCGGAGAATAA
- the ilvD gene encoding dihydroxy-acid dehydratase, whose product MTQALNWNSQNLTHGWQRGVTAFYYGLGFSDADFDKAQIGIGVPLLDGNLCNVHAYSLAKTIAEGCQSADMIGLPFGTPAVSDNITQGQEGGNASLPSRNMIANAAECVVSAHSYDALIGLHNCDKNGPGFAMALARMNYPGLIVSGGSIMPGCHKGQDISILDVYDSQAAASVGAIEKSEADEILRTACPGPGGCGIAASFNTWGIALEAIGLMLPFSSSTPAIDNAKKDECLNVAAAVKHLLAENIRPRDILTRKAFENAAATIAAIGGSTNGILHLLALAREAGVDFQLQDIQQILKKTPVYCSFAPRGKKTMVDLHHLGGTPLLLKHLLKAGIIDGNCLTVTGKTLAENLAEIGDVPADQDLIAPLDQPYKEYADMQICFGNLAPGGIVFKVSSMQESHFTGVACCFDEAKGVVDAVEAGQIKPGSVIVLRNLGPVASGMPEVLVATAALTVPELDGKVAFISDTRVSGVSHGAIGVHCSPEAAVGGPIGLVQDGDEISFDLLAGTIQLGISDEEFQKREAALTIKPVQHTRGYLADFSATTSQAHHGCVSKALLPDCE is encoded by the coding sequence ATGACACAGGCGTTGAACTGGAACAGTCAGAATCTGACACACGGCTGGCAGCGGGGCGTCACCGCATTCTACTACGGACTTGGCTTCTCTGATGCAGATTTTGACAAGGCGCAGATCGGGATTGGTGTTCCCCTGCTGGATGGCAACCTCTGTAATGTTCACGCTTATTCACTGGCAAAAACGATCGCCGAAGGATGTCAGTCCGCAGATATGATCGGCCTTCCTTTCGGAACGCCGGCTGTCAGTGACAACATCACTCAGGGACAGGAAGGGGGCAATGCGAGTCTGCCTTCGCGGAATATGATTGCCAATGCAGCCGAATGCGTTGTCAGTGCCCACTCCTATGACGCCCTGATCGGCCTGCATAACTGCGATAAAAACGGGCCTGGTTTTGCGATGGCTCTCGCCCGGATGAACTACCCCGGCCTGATCGTCAGTGGCGGAAGTATTATGCCGGGCTGCCACAAAGGACAGGATATTTCCATTCTCGACGTCTATGACTCTCAGGCAGCTGCTTCCGTTGGGGCCATCGAGAAATCGGAAGCAGACGAAATCCTGCGGACGGCCTGCCCCGGACCGGGAGGCTGTGGTATCGCTGCCTCTTTCAATACCTGGGGAATTGCGTTGGAAGCCATCGGACTCATGCTCCCCTTCAGCAGTTCGACTCCCGCCATCGACAACGCCAAAAAAGACGAATGCCTGAATGTGGCAGCTGCTGTCAAACACCTGCTGGCAGAAAATATTCGGCCGCGTGATATTCTGACTCGTAAAGCTTTTGAGAACGCTGCCGCTACCATTGCGGCCATTGGTGGCTCAACCAACGGTATTCTCCACCTGCTGGCGCTGGCCCGTGAAGCGGGAGTGGACTTCCAGCTGCAGGACATTCAGCAGATCCTCAAAAAGACCCCCGTGTACTGCAGCTTCGCCCCCCGCGGCAAAAAAACGATGGTAGACCTGCATCACCTGGGTGGGACTCCGCTACTGCTCAAACACCTTTTAAAGGCAGGCATCATCGATGGCAATTGCCTGACCGTTACCGGTAAAACACTGGCCGAAAACCTGGCAGAGATCGGCGATGTCCCCGCAGATCAGGATCTGATTGCCCCCCTCGATCAGCCTTATAAAGAGTACGCCGACATGCAGATCTGCTTCGGCAATCTGGCACCGGGGGGAATCGTGTTTAAGGTTTCCAGCATGCAGGAATCGCATTTTACCGGCGTTGCCTGCTGTTTTGATGAAGCCAAAGGCGTTGTTGATGCCGTCGAAGCCGGTCAGATTAAACCAGGGAGCGTGATCGTACTCCGCAACCTGGGTCCGGTTGCCTCGGGGATGCCTGAAGTGCTGGTTGCGACTGCCGCTCTGACCGTCCCTGAACTTGATGGAAAAGTTGCCTTCATCTCAGACACGCGTGTCTCGGGAGTCTCGCATGGCGCGATCGGCGTACACTGTTCCCCCGAAGCTGCTGTCGGCGGTCCAATCGGTCTGGTACAGGATGGCGATGAAATCTCGTTTGATCTGCTGGCAGGAACGATTCAGCTGGGAATCAGTGATGAAGAATTTCAAAAGCGAGAAGCTGCTTTAACCATCAAACCAGTTCAGCATACCCGAGGTTATCTGGCCGATTTTTCAGCCACTACTTCTCAGGCACACCACGGTTGCGTGAGCAAGGCGCTGCTCCCCGACTGCGAATGA
- the prmC gene encoding peptide chain release factor N(5)-glutamine methyltransferase, which produces MDRDVTDNSPSQEVGSNASAEPWTVRRILDWTTSHLAKHGSDSPRLDAEVLLAFARNCERIRLYTNYEDIVTEEQRATMRSLVQRRSHAEPVAYLVGKREFFGLDFYVDQNVLIPRPDTETLVMELVEEAQKLTSPRILDLCTGSGCVAIAAAANCPAASFLATDISEPALAIAQKNAESNGLLGQIQFLLSDCFEQLPAEGQFDLIASNPPYIPDAEIETLDADVRQHEPRLALAGGADGLDFYRKIIQSAIPYLKEGGFLLLEFSPEQETSLREILTTFGNYRNIRVKADLANRSRVIVAQKCLS; this is translated from the coding sequence ATGGATCGTGACGTGACAGATAACTCCCCATCTCAGGAAGTCGGTTCGAATGCATCTGCAGAACCGTGGACCGTGCGTCGCATCCTGGACTGGACCACAAGCCATCTGGCGAAGCATGGCAGTGATTCTCCCCGTCTGGATGCGGAGGTCCTGCTGGCGTTTGCACGTAATTGTGAGCGGATTCGGCTCTACACCAATTACGAAGATATCGTGACCGAAGAGCAGCGGGCAACAATGCGTTCGCTGGTTCAACGTCGCTCTCATGCCGAACCGGTGGCATACCTGGTAGGCAAGCGGGAATTCTTCGGGCTCGATTTTTATGTCGATCAGAATGTGCTGATCCCGCGTCCGGACACCGAAACCCTGGTCATGGAACTGGTCGAAGAAGCACAGAAACTGACTTCTCCCCGGATCCTCGATTTATGTACCGGAAGTGGATGTGTCGCGATCGCAGCTGCAGCAAACTGTCCTGCCGCTTCCTTTCTGGCGACGGACATCAGCGAGCCGGCTCTGGCTATCGCGCAGAAGAATGCTGAGAGTAATGGCCTGCTGGGGCAAATTCAGTTTCTGTTAAGCGACTGTTTCGAACAGCTTCCCGCTGAGGGGCAGTTTGATCTGATTGCCAGCAACCCCCCCTATATTCCCGATGCCGAAATCGAAACACTGGATGCCGATGTGCGTCAACACGAACCGCGACTGGCTCTCGCGGGGGGAGCGGACGGCCTCGACTTTTATCGGAAGATCATTCAATCAGCGATTCCTTATCTGAAAGAAGGGGGATTCCTGTTGCTGGAATTTTCGCCTGAGCAGGAAACCTCTTTGAGAGAAATACTTACGACATTCGGAAATTATCGGAATATCAGAGTGAAAGCAGATCTGGCAAATCGATCCCGGGTGATCGTTGCGCAAAAATGCCTATCTTAA
- a CDS encoding mannose-1-phosphate guanylyltransferase: MLHTVVMAGGSGTRFWPQSRKAMPKQLLRLIGEETMIQETVGRCRPLSEAEQTWIATNATLAPEIQQQLPQLTADHILVEPAPRNTAPCIGLAAIHLLKQDPEAIMLVVSSDHVIQPASGFQQTVQHAVNLVNAEPERLVLIGVPPNAPATGYGYIQTGTRIKEEAGPAMQVAAFKEKPDLETAQQYLDSGEYLWNCGIFVWKAQTILESLKHREPEMYEALNRIADAIGSAEYESVLTAEFSAMNSISIDYAVLEHSKTTLAVVPAEFEWDDVGNWSTLQKYFPSDEQGNTVVGLHCGIETSNCIIRTTDDHLVATFGVSNSLIVHTPDATLIAPRDDEAAIKDLVNALKERGYEQYL, from the coding sequence ATGCTGCATACGGTGGTCATGGCGGGGGGAAGCGGTACGCGTTTCTGGCCTCAGAGTCGCAAAGCGATGCCCAAGCAACTGCTCAGACTGATAGGCGAGGAGACGATGATCCAGGAGACCGTCGGTCGCTGTCGTCCGCTGTCGGAAGCTGAGCAGACCTGGATCGCCACCAATGCGACACTGGCACCGGAAATCCAGCAACAGCTTCCCCAGTTGACGGCGGATCATATTCTGGTCGAGCCAGCCCCTCGAAACACAGCACCCTGTATCGGGCTGGCTGCCATTCATCTACTGAAACAGGATCCCGAAGCGATCATGCTGGTGGTTTCCTCGGATCATGTGATTCAGCCCGCGTCCGGCTTTCAACAGACAGTCCAGCATGCAGTCAATCTGGTAAATGCGGAGCCTGAGCGTCTGGTTCTGATTGGAGTCCCCCCGAATGCACCTGCAACCGGGTACGGATATATTCAGACGGGTACGAGAATCAAAGAGGAAGCAGGACCGGCGATGCAGGTCGCCGCTTTCAAAGAAAAACCAGATCTGGAAACCGCACAGCAGTATCTCGACAGTGGTGAATATCTCTGGAACTGTGGTATCTTCGTCTGGAAAGCACAGACGATTCTGGAATCCCTGAAACATCGGGAACCGGAAATGTACGAGGCATTGAATCGTATTGCCGACGCCATTGGTTCTGCTGAATATGAATCGGTTCTCACAGCAGAGTTTAGTGCGATGAACTCCATATCAATCGACTATGCAGTTCTGGAACACTCGAAAACAACGCTGGCAGTCGTGCCGGCTGAATTTGAATGGGACGATGTCGGCAACTGGAGTACGCTGCAGAAGTATTTCCCCTCAGATGAGCAGGGAAATACGGTAGTGGGTCTGCACTGCGGCATTGAAACATCGAACTGCATCATTCGCACGACAGACGATCATCTGGTGGCGACTTTCGGTGTGAGCAATTCCCTGATTGTGCATACGCCTGACGCGACACTAATCGCCCCGCGAGATGATGAAGCAGCTATCAAAGATCTGGTGAACGCCTTGAAGGAGCGAGGTTATGAACAATACCTCTGA
- a CDS encoding outer membrane protein assembly factor BamB family protein, which translates to MHTQDPAVLRRSWKMTLCSTVLLFVLSTALKPFDSSLQAQPPSVKTGDWPYFLGPEQTGISAETGLIDEFPRQGPPLLWEKKIGTGYSAPSVLGNRLVIHHRPDDDGPGKEVIECVDAESGKPLWKYEYPSDFRDPYGYNNGPRCSPLLTSKYCYTFGAQGKLYCLTLDKGKEVWHRDCLKDFDVPPGFFGVGATPIMEGDKLIVMVGGKPNSGMVAFDPETGKTLWQNVGKDVWDGTSTGWERLPVYKWRGNEKLSSYSSPIAATIHGKRHLLCLMRQGLVSLNPDDGSINFKYWFRSLLRDSVNAARPVVVDDKIFLSAAYQVGSALLEVNPNGKSYKELWRDPTNMMTHWSTSIFHDGYFYGFSGRHERGATMRCVKLSDGKVMWETDGTSPVADKVKPNQITGKFQWIDTGKPAPWPFYGRGSAILADNKFIVLGERGTLAIVKVDPEKFSEVCRTSFPQITYPAWAAPVLAHKKLYLRSESHLICLDFAKK; encoded by the coding sequence ATGCACACACAAGATCCCGCTGTCCTACGCCGCTCCTGGAAAATGACACTGTGCTCAACCGTCCTGTTGTTCGTCCTGTCTACCGCTCTAAAACCATTTGACTCATCGCTGCAGGCTCAGCCACCGTCGGTTAAAACGGGAGACTGGCCCTATTTTCTTGGACCAGAGCAAACAGGTATCTCTGCGGAAACCGGCCTGATCGATGAATTCCCCCGACAAGGCCCCCCCCTGCTCTGGGAGAAAAAAATCGGAACGGGTTACAGTGCTCCTTCGGTTCTGGGAAATCGACTCGTGATTCATCATCGGCCAGACGATGATGGGCCCGGCAAGGAAGTCATCGAATGCGTCGATGCCGAATCAGGAAAGCCGCTTTGGAAGTACGAGTACCCCTCTGACTTCCGTGATCCATATGGTTACAATAACGGCCCTCGCTGCTCTCCCCTGTTGACATCGAAGTACTGCTACACATTTGGGGCACAAGGCAAACTGTATTGCCTGACACTCGACAAGGGCAAAGAAGTCTGGCATCGTGATTGCCTGAAAGATTTCGACGTGCCTCCCGGCTTCTTCGGCGTTGGCGCCACCCCCATCATGGAAGGTGATAAACTGATTGTAATGGTTGGTGGAAAACCGAATTCCGGAATGGTCGCCTTCGATCCTGAAACGGGAAAAACACTCTGGCAGAACGTCGGCAAGGATGTGTGGGATGGAACTTCCACCGGCTGGGAACGACTTCCCGTATATAAGTGGCGGGGAAATGAAAAGCTTTCCAGCTACTCCTCACCAATTGCAGCGACGATTCACGGTAAGCGACACCTGCTGTGCCTGATGCGTCAGGGACTGGTTTCACTCAACCCCGACGATGGTTCCATCAATTTCAAATACTGGTTCCGTTCGCTGCTGCGAGACTCTGTGAATGCTGCCCGGCCCGTGGTCGTTGATGACAAGATCTTTTTGTCAGCAGCCTACCAGGTGGGATCGGCGCTGCTCGAAGTGAATCCGAATGGGAAGAGCTACAAAGAACTGTGGCGTGATCCCACCAACATGATGACGCACTGGTCGACCAGTATTTTTCACGACGGATATTTCTATGGTTTCAGCGGTCGTCACGAACGCGGGGCGACCATGCGGTGTGTGAAGCTCTCTGACGGAAAAGTCATGTGGGAAACCGATGGGACCTCACCGGTGGCAGACAAGGTCAAACCGAATCAGATCACCGGAAAATTTCAATGGATCGATACCGGCAAGCCGGCCCCCTGGCCTTTTTACGGACGTGGTTCAGCAATCCTGGCTGATAATAAATTCATCGTGCTGGGTGAACGCGGCACTCTGGCCATCGTAAAGGTAGACCCGGAAAAATTCAGTGAAGTCTGCCGGACCTCGTTCCCTCAGATCACCTACCCCGCGTGGGCAGCACCGGTACTGGCTCACAAGAAACTTTACCTGAGAAGTGAATCACACCTGATCTGTCTGGACTTTGCGAAAAAGTAA
- the prfA gene encoding peptide chain release factor 1 → MKFPTLQAKLERFEELEKQLQDPEVLTNTTKLVEVQREYGGLAKVAQEVRAFNTREEDIEVAQEMLEEETDPDAKAYAQKELDQLCEEHEKHTKDLEDLVVAGDSITRGGLIMEIRAGAGGDEAALFASELFQMYQHFVEAQKGWKTEVLNLSATELGGVKEVTFSISGEGAYHRLQFESGGHRVQRVPETETQGRVHTSAATVAVLPEASEVEVEIKPDDIRLDTFHASGPGGQKVNKTESAVRITHLPTGTVVQCQDEKSQHKNKAKAMRVLRSRVLEQMQQQAAAERADQRRTLIGSGDRSQRIRTYNFPQGRVTDHRINLSLYKLDQIMQGDLDELINALLQFDREERLLGDSAKK, encoded by the coding sequence ATGAAGTTTCCCACTCTGCAGGCCAAACTGGAACGTTTCGAAGAGCTGGAAAAACAGCTGCAGGATCCAGAGGTACTGACAAACACCACCAAGCTGGTCGAAGTTCAACGCGAGTATGGCGGTCTGGCCAAAGTCGCTCAGGAAGTCCGTGCGTTCAATACCCGTGAAGAGGATATTGAAGTCGCGCAGGAAATGCTCGAGGAAGAAACCGACCCGGACGCCAAAGCCTACGCACAGAAAGAACTGGATCAACTGTGCGAAGAACATGAAAAGCACACCAAAGATCTGGAAGACCTGGTTGTTGCCGGCGATTCGATTACGCGTGGCGGTCTGATTATGGAAATCCGCGCTGGTGCCGGCGGGGATGAAGCCGCGCTGTTTGCCAGTGAGCTGTTCCAGATGTACCAGCACTTCGTCGAAGCCCAGAAGGGCTGGAAGACAGAAGTACTGAACCTGAGTGCGACCGAACTTGGGGGCGTCAAGGAAGTCACATTCTCCATTTCCGGAGAGGGCGCTTACCACCGTCTGCAGTTTGAGAGTGGCGGTCATCGGGTGCAGCGTGTTCCGGAAACAGAAACACAGGGGCGTGTCCACACGAGTGCCGCGACTGTCGCTGTGCTGCCCGAAGCCAGTGAAGTGGAAGTGGAAATCAAACCGGACGATATCCGCCTGGATACTTTCCACGCCAGTGGCCCGGGGGGACAGAAAGTCAACAAGACTGAAAGTGCCGTCCGCATTACGCACTTGCCGACAGGCACGGTCGTGCAGTGTCAGGATGAAAAAAGCCAACACAAGAACAAAGCCAAAGCGATGCGCGTGCTCCGCAGTCGGGTGCTCGAACAGATGCAGCAGCAGGCCGCTGCAGAGCGTGCTGATCAGCGACGGACGTTGATTGGTTCAGGTGACCGCAGCCAGCGTATCCGGACTTACAACTTTCCGCAGGGACGAGTGACGGATCACCGGATCAACCTTTCTCTGTACAAGCTGGATCAGATCATGCAGGGTGATCTGGATGAGCTGATCAACGCACTGTTACAGTTTGACCGCGAAGAGCGTCTGCTGGGTGACAGCGCCAAAAAATAA
- the murA gene encoding UDP-N-acetylglucosamine 1-carboxyvinyltransferase, which yields MDMFIVRGGERLSGSVTVSGAKNSALPLMAAALACEGETTLSSIPNLVDVTTQSRVLGSLGMDVQRDESGLLHLKTVDESACIADYDLVRRMRASVCVLGPLLAKRRMACVSLPGGCNIGDRPIDLHLKGLAALGAQIRVDRGYVIARADRLRGANIFLGGAFGSTVTGTCNVMIAATLAEGTTTIESAACEPEVVDVGNFLNACGARIEGLGTPFLKIEGVERLQAVEHEVIPDRIEAATLMIAAAMTGGDVQLNEVRPDHITAVMEKLREIGVTIQLEYPQQPERRQSVWVKVTQPLKSVDCIALPYPGIPTDVQAQLMSLLACVPGISIVTDKVFPDRFMHASELARMGAKIRRESASAILNGVSRLSGACVMASDLRASAALVLAGLAAEGETVIRRIYHLDRGYECLEEKLIALGANVQRVKDEPENMPESLKLTDGEERPTYSELLDALTGPHWNLNSSEKPTPSAEG from the coding sequence ATGGATATGTTTATCGTTCGCGGAGGCGAACGGCTTTCCGGCAGTGTTACAGTCAGCGGTGCGAAAAACTCAGCATTGCCATTAATGGCGGCTGCACTGGCCTGCGAGGGGGAAACGACTTTAAGCTCCATTCCCAATCTGGTTGATGTGACGACACAGTCCCGGGTATTAGGCTCTTTAGGGATGGACGTGCAGCGCGATGAGTCTGGTCTGCTGCATCTGAAGACCGTCGATGAAAGTGCCTGCATTGCCGACTATGATCTGGTCCGGCGTATGCGGGCCAGTGTCTGCGTGCTCGGCCCTTTACTCGCGAAACGACGGATGGCATGTGTCTCTCTGCCGGGCGGCTGTAACATCGGTGATCGCCCGATTGACTTGCATCTCAAAGGGCTGGCTGCTCTGGGAGCACAAATTCGTGTCGATCGCGGATACGTGATCGCTCGTGCCGACCGCTTACGTGGCGCCAATATTTTTCTGGGGGGAGCATTCGGAAGCACCGTTACCGGTACCTGTAACGTGATGATCGCCGCTACCCTGGCTGAGGGAACGACAACCATTGAGTCGGCTGCCTGTGAGCCGGAAGTTGTCGATGTGGGTAACTTCCTCAATGCTTGCGGGGCGCGTATCGAGGGGTTGGGTACTCCCTTCCTGAAGATCGAGGGAGTGGAGCGTCTGCAGGCAGTCGAGCACGAAGTCATACCGGACCGTATTGAAGCTGCCACGCTGATGATTGCAGCTGCGATGACCGGCGGTGATGTGCAGTTAAACGAAGTTCGCCCGGATCATATTACCGCAGTCATGGAAAAACTGCGTGAAATTGGAGTGACGATTCAACTGGAGTACCCCCAGCAGCCGGAACGCAGACAGTCCGTCTGGGTGAAGGTTACTCAACCCCTGAAATCGGTGGATTGTATCGCCTTGCCCTACCCGGGAATTCCCACGGACGTCCAGGCACAGCTGATGTCACTTTTGGCCTGTGTGCCGGGGATCAGTATTGTGACTGATAAAGTTTTTCCCGATCGTTTTATGCATGCTTCGGAGCTGGCCCGCATGGGAGCGAAAATCCGACGGGAGTCGGCCAGTGCGATTCTGAATGGTGTTTCCCGTCTGAGTGGTGCCTGTGTGATGGCATCCGATTTAAGAGCGAGTGCGGCCCTGGTCCTGGCAGGACTGGCGGCTGAAGGCGAGACCGTCATTCGCCGGATTTATCATCTCGATCGGGGCTATGAATGTCTCGAAGAGAAGCTGATAGCACTGGGCGCGAACGTGCAGCGGGTTAAAGACGAACCCGAAAACATGCCCGAGAGCCTGAAGCTGACCGACGGGGAAGAACGCCCCACCTATTCCGAGCTGTTGGATGCTCTGACAGGGCCGCATTGGAACCTGAATTCCAGTGAGAAACCAACCCCGTCCGCTGAAGGCTGA